A single window of Rhodothermales bacterium DNA harbors:
- the nagB gene encoding glucosamine-6-phosphate deaminase produces MEVIIQKDYQQLSRVAARIVVEVLNSKPNAVLGMATGSTPLGLYQELVRLYEAGEVDFSRVTTFNLDEYVGLPVSHPQSYHYFMRENFFSHVNIPPQNINIPSGTTDNYPSFCEWYEQRIFECGGIDLQILGIGSDGHIAFNEPTSSMSSRTRLKTLAKSTIDDNARFFERRADVPVYAITMGVGTILDARKIILLGSGEGKAGAIAAMVEGPVTSMVTASALQMHADTKVIVDEDAAGDLKMRDYYDFIYQAKPGAPRS; encoded by the coding sequence ATGGAAGTCATCATCCAGAAAGACTATCAACAGTTAAGTCGCGTCGCCGCGCGAATCGTGGTCGAGGTGTTGAACTCGAAACCCAACGCCGTGCTCGGCATGGCAACTGGCTCAACTCCGCTAGGCCTGTATCAGGAGCTGGTGAGATTGTACGAAGCCGGCGAGGTAGACTTCTCTCGTGTCACCACATTCAATCTCGACGAGTACGTTGGCCTGCCGGTGAGCCACCCGCAGAGCTATCACTATTTTATGCGTGAGAATTTCTTCTCACACGTCAATATTCCGCCGCAGAACATCAACATTCCGTCGGGCACTACCGACAACTATCCGTCTTTTTGCGAGTGGTACGAGCAACGGATTTTTGAGTGCGGCGGTATTGATCTTCAGATACTCGGTATCGGAAGTGATGGCCACATCGCCTTCAACGAGCCGACAAGTTCGATGAGCTCGCGCACCAGGCTCAAGACGCTCGCGAAGTCGACGATCGACGACAACGCTCGCTTCTTTGAGCGTCGCGCGGACGTCCCGGTCTACGCCATCACGATGGGCGTCGGAACGATACTCGATGCTCGAAAGATCATTCTGCTCGGCAGCGGGGAAGGCAAGGCCGGTGCAATTGCCGCGATGGTAGAGGGGCCTGTGACGTCGATGGTGACGGCAAGTGCCCTGCAGATGCATGCCGATACGAAGGTGATTGTCGACGAGGACGCGGCGGGTGACCTGAAGATGAGGGACTACTACGATTTCATCTATCAAGCCAAGCCGGGCGCCCCGCGAAGCTAA
- a CDS encoding cysteine desulfurase-like protein, whose product MTASVEDIRSNFPALERNMAGQPVAYFDGPGGTQVVKPVVDAMGDYLIHHNANTHWAYPTSAETDAALDAARSTVAALLNAGPDEIAFGANMTTLTFHLSRALGRRWNAGDEVVVTELDHHANIDPWRALEVERGVVIRMVHMIPESGRIDMDHLEQVIGSRTRLVAVGAASNALGTVSDVERVVRMAKSVGALTFVDGVHSTPHALPDFTALGCDFFACSAYKFYGPHVGVLAGKRDVIDATDFPRLEPAPSQSPERAETGTLNHEGIVGTAAAIEWLGSLSPGSGLRDKLQQTYASLHERGEVLLARLWSRLDAIPGVTLFGPKPGERRTPTVAFALEGHTSEKVSRMLGKQGVFVTHGDFYAQTVVRRLGYEQDGLVRAGCACYTTTDEVDRLVSGVASLAESRHLV is encoded by the coding sequence ATGACGGCTTCGGTCGAGGACATCAGGTCAAACTTCCCCGCACTCGAGCGCAACATGGCCGGGCAGCCTGTTGCATACTTCGACGGTCCCGGTGGGACACAGGTCGTGAAGCCGGTCGTCGATGCGATGGGCGATTATCTCATTCATCACAACGCCAACACGCACTGGGCCTATCCCACGAGTGCAGAGACGGATGCGGCGCTGGACGCGGCGCGGAGCACGGTCGCTGCTCTGCTGAATGCCGGGCCGGACGAGATCGCGTTTGGTGCCAACATGACGACCCTCACGTTTCATCTCTCGAGAGCACTGGGTCGGCGCTGGAATGCCGGCGATGAGGTGGTTGTCACGGAGTTGGACCATCACGCCAATATCGATCCGTGGCGGGCGCTGGAGGTTGAGCGTGGTGTCGTCATCCGCATGGTGCACATGATTCCCGAGTCGGGCCGGATCGACATGGATCATCTCGAGCAAGTGATCGGTTCGCGGACAAGACTTGTCGCGGTGGGCGCTGCGTCCAACGCCCTTGGAACCGTCAGTGACGTGGAGCGGGTCGTGCGAATGGCGAAGAGCGTCGGGGCGCTGACTTTTGTAGACGGTGTGCATTCCACACCTCATGCGCTACCCGACTTCACGGCCCTGGGATGCGATTTCTTCGCCTGTTCTGCCTACAAGTTCTACGGACCACATGTGGGCGTCCTCGCAGGAAAGCGCGACGTCATCGACGCCACTGATTTTCCGCGGCTGGAGCCCGCCCCGTCGCAGTCGCCGGAACGGGCGGAGACGGGGACGCTCAACCACGAAGGGATTGTTGGAACTGCGGCAGCGATTGAGTGGCTGGGTTCGTTGTCTCCGGGATCAGGTCTTCGCGATAAGCTGCAGCAAACCTATGCGTCACTCCACGAGCGCGGCGAGGTCCTCCTCGCGCGGCTGTGGAGCCGGCTGGATGCGATACCGGGCGTCACCCTGTTTGGCCCGAAGCCCGGAGAACGACGAACGCCCACCGTGGCCTTCGCGCTCGAGGGCCATACCTCGGAGAAGGTCAGTCGGATGCTTGGGAAACAGGGGGTATTCGTCACACATGGCGACTTTTATGCGCAGACTGTGGTCCGTCGACTCGGATACGAACAGGATGGATTGGTCCGTGCCGGCTGCGCCTGCTACACCACGACGGACGAGGTCGACCGGCTTGTATCCGGTGTCGCAAGCCTTGCCGAAAGCCGGCATCTTGTCTGA
- the gdhA gene encoding NADP-specific glutamate dehydrogenase, translated as MSNYVTDLMVSVKAKNPAEPEFHQAVHEVAESLDLVLDRHPEYRSSKVLDRIIEPERVILFRVPWVDDQGQIQINKGFRIEMNSAIGPYKGGLRFHPSVNLGILKFLAFEQVFKNALTTLPMGGGKGGSDFDPKGKSDMEVMRFCQAFMSELFRHIGPNTDVPAGDIGVGGREVGFLFGMYKKLANEFTGVLTGKGLNWGGSLIRPEATGYGTVYFAAEMLETRGETLEGKKCLVSGSGNVAQYTIEKILDLGGKVLTFSDSSGYVYDEEGIDRDKLAYVMDLKNVRRGRVKEYVDKYPSAVYTAADAKGDHNPMWNHKAHCAFPSATQNEINGKDAGNLLKNGVYVVGEGANMPTMPDGVNQFVDSGILYGPGKAANAGGVAVSGLEMAQNSMRYSWTREEVDTRLHMIMKSIHESCVTAADRFGTPGNYVNGANIAGFLKVADAMIDQGVV; from the coding sequence ATGAGTAATTATGTAACGGACCTGATGGTCAGTGTCAAAGCGAAGAACCCCGCAGAGCCGGAGTTCCACCAGGCGGTTCACGAGGTGGCGGAATCGCTTGACCTCGTATTGGATCGGCACCCGGAGTACCGCTCGTCCAAAGTGCTCGACCGGATCATCGAGCCAGAGCGCGTTATTCTTTTCCGGGTTCCGTGGGTCGACGATCAAGGACAGATTCAGATCAACAAGGGATTCAGGATCGAGATGAACAGCGCGATCGGTCCCTACAAGGGAGGCCTTCGCTTCCATCCGTCGGTGAACCTCGGCATTCTGAAGTTTCTCGCGTTCGAGCAGGTGTTCAAGAACGCACTGACGACGCTGCCCATGGGCGGCGGTAAGGGTGGCTCGGACTTCGATCCCAAGGGCAAGTCCGACATGGAGGTGATGCGATTCTGCCAGGCCTTCATGAGCGAGCTGTTCCGTCACATAGGGCCGAACACGGATGTGCCTGCGGGTGACATTGGCGTCGGCGGACGTGAGGTCGGATTCCTCTTCGGCATGTACAAGAAGCTCGCCAATGAGTTTACCGGTGTCCTGACCGGGAAGGGTCTCAACTGGGGTGGATCATTGATTCGCCCGGAAGCGACAGGTTATGGCACCGTGTATTTCGCTGCGGAGATGTTAGAAACCCGTGGGGAGACGCTTGAGGGTAAGAAGTGCCTCGTCTCCGGTAGCGGCAATGTGGCGCAGTACACGATTGAGAAGATCCTGGATCTCGGCGGCAAGGTCCTCACGTTTTCGGATTCGAGCGGATACGTGTACGACGAAGAGGGTATCGATCGCGACAAGCTTGCATACGTAATGGATCTGAAGAACGTCCGACGCGGCCGTGTCAAGGAGTACGTCGACAAGTATCCGAGCGCAGTCTACACGGCTGCGGATGCCAAAGGCGATCATAATCCGATGTGGAACCACAAGGCGCACTGCGCCTTCCCGTCCGCTACCCAGAACGAGATCAATGGCAAGGATGCAGGCAACCTGCTGAAGAACGGCGTCTATGTCGTTGGGGAGGGAGCCAACATGCCGACGATGCCGGATGGCGTCAATCAGTTTGTCGATAGCGGCATTCTGTACGGACCAGGAAAGGCAGCTAACGCAGGTGGCGTCGCGGTCTCCGGTCTGGAAATGGCACAGAACAGTATGCGCTATTCATGGACGCGGGAGGAGGTTGACACACGGCTCCACATGATCATGAAGAGTATCCACGAGTCCTGCGTTACGGCGGCGGACCGCTTCGGGACGCCTGGCAACTATGTGAACGGTGCCAACATCGCGGGCTTCCTGAAAGTGGCTGACGCCATGATCGATCAGGGCGTGGTGTAA